A genomic stretch from Centroberyx gerrardi isolate f3 chromosome 10, fCenGer3.hap1.cur.20231027, whole genome shotgun sequence includes:
- the LOC139918977 gene encoding trace amine-associated receptor 13c-like: MLLQLHTPTNLLLLSLAVSDFLAGLLMPNEMFYTEACWFLGDFMCALSFFVVFTIISVSVGNVVLISVDRYVAICDPLCYPTKVTQGRVKICVCLCWVCSAFYSSLILNDHLREPGRYNSCVGECVVVVNYIAGAVDLVFTIIGPITVIVVLYMRVFVVAVSQARAMRSHTVAVTLQCSVTVTAKKSERKAARTLGIVIAVFLICFCPYYCVSSRGQENMALLVFLIYINSCLNPVIYVFFYPWFRKSIKLIVTLQILQPDSCEANIL, encoded by the exons atgctttt gcagctccacacccccaccaacctcctcctcctctccctggctgtctcagaCTTCCTCGCAGGCCTCCTGATGCCGAATGAAATGTTCTATACAGAGGCCTGCTGGTTCCTGGGTGACTTCATGTgtgctttgtctttctttgttgtctttacCATCATCTCTGTCTCAGTAGGAAATGTGGTGCTCATATCAGTCGACCGCTATGTGGCTATTTGTGACCCTCTGTGTTACCCCACCAAAGTCACTCAGGGAAGAgttaaaatctgtgtttgtctgtgttgggtCTGTTCTGCTTTCTATAGCAGTCTGATTCTAAACGATCACCTGAGAGAACCAGGCAGGTATAATTCCTgtgttggagagtgtgtggttgtTGTTAACTACATTGCAGGAGCTGTTGACCTTGTTTTCACCATTATTGGTCCCATTACTGTCATTGTAGTTCTGTACatgagagtatttgtggtggctgtgtctcaggctcgtgccatgcgatcccacactgtggctgtcacactccagtgttcagtgactgtaactgctaagaaatctgagaggaaagcagccaggactcttGGTATTGTCATAGCTGTGTTTCTAATATGCTTTTGTCCATATTACTGTGTCTCTTCCAGAGGCCAGGAGAACATGGCCCTTTTGGTCTTTCTGATCTATATTAACTCCTGTCTAAACCCTGTGATCTATGTCTTTTTCTATCCCTGGTTTAGAAAATCTATCAAACTCATTGTTACacttcagatactgcagcctgactcctgtgaggccaacatactgtag